The proteins below are encoded in one region of Pseudomonas putida NBRC 14164:
- a CDS encoding AEC family transporter, giving the protein MHTIFVIVAPIFALILVGYLCRKTNKLGDKAAAEINKMVVWLCLPALLFKVTATATWSEIWHPGFIVAFGAGALAMFVITLAWRLYSGHGLVAASIDGLSAGYANTGYIGIPLCLLLFDQAGLQPALISSLIVVCLVFAISLTLIEVGLQEERHIGRAVVVVGKALAKNPLVISPLVGAGWAMSGLGLAEPVMHFLDMLALATTPCALISLGAFLAEKRAGAQASPWPLVGLKLVGQPALTWVLAYKVFSLPSMWAASAVLLAALPTGTGPFMLAEYYNREAGLISRTILLSTVASLVTLTGLLYLLGYAG; this is encoded by the coding sequence ATGCACACCATCTTCGTCATTGTTGCGCCGATCTTCGCGCTGATCCTGGTCGGTTATCTGTGCCGCAAGACCAACAAGCTGGGCGACAAGGCTGCCGCCGAAATCAACAAGATGGTGGTCTGGCTGTGCCTGCCGGCGTTGCTGTTCAAGGTGACTGCAACTGCCACCTGGAGCGAGATCTGGCACCCCGGCTTCATCGTGGCCTTCGGCGCGGGCGCCCTGGCCATGTTCGTGATCACGCTGGCGTGGCGGCTGTACAGCGGCCATGGCCTGGTGGCGGCGAGCATCGACGGGCTCAGTGCGGGGTATGCCAACACCGGCTACATCGGCATCCCGCTGTGCCTGCTGCTGTTCGACCAGGCGGGCTTGCAGCCGGCGCTGATCTCGTCGTTGATCGTGGTGTGCCTGGTGTTCGCCATTTCGCTGACGCTGATCGAGGTCGGGCTACAGGAGGAGCGGCATATCGGTCGCGCCGTGGTGGTAGTTGGCAAGGCGCTGGCGAAGAACCCGCTGGTGATTTCGCCGCTGGTGGGGGCGGGGTGGGCCATGAGCGGGTTGGGTCTGGCCGAGCCGGTGATGCATTTTCTCGACATGCTGGCGCTGGCCACCACGCCGTGCGCCTTGATATCGCTGGGTGCATTCCTGGCAGAAAAGCGCGCGGGTGCGCAAGCCAGCCCTTGGCCATTGGTAGGCTTGAAGCTGGTGGGGCAGCCGGCGTTGACCTGGGTGCTGGCGTACAAGGTGTTCAGCCTGCCGAGCATGTGGGCGGCTTCGGCGGTGCTGCTGGCGGCCCTGCCGACCGGTACGGGGCCGTTCATGCTGGCGGAGTATTACAACCGCGAGGCGGGGCTGATTTCGCGGACGATCCTGTTGTCGACCGTGGCATCGCTGGTGACCTTGACCGGGCTGTTGTACCTGCTGGGATATGCGGGGTAG
- a CDS encoding FMN-dependent NADH-azoreductase: MSRVLIIESSARQQDSVSRQLTRDFIQQWQAAHPADQITVRDLAVDPVPHLDANLLGGWMKPEEQRSAAELDALARSNQLTDELLAADVLVMAAPMYNFTIPSTLKAWLDHVLRAGITFKYTPTGPQGLLTGKRAIVLTARGGIHAGATSDHQEPYLRQVMAFIGIHDVDFIHAEGLNMSGEFHEKGVNQAKAKLAAVA; encoded by the coding sequence ATGTCCCGCGTACTGATCATCGAAAGCAGCGCCCGCCAGCAGGATTCCGTTTCCCGTCAGCTGACCCGTGATTTCATCCAGCAATGGCAGGCCGCTCACCCGGCTGATCAGATTACTGTGCGTGACCTGGCCGTAGACCCGGTGCCGCACCTGGACGCCAACCTGCTGGGTGGCTGGATGAAGCCCGAAGAACAGCGCAGCGCCGCCGAACTGGATGCGCTGGCCCGTTCCAACCAATTGACGGATGAATTGCTCGCTGCCGACGTGCTGGTGATGGCAGCACCCATGTACAACTTCACCATCCCCAGCACCCTCAAGGCCTGGCTGGACCACGTGCTGCGTGCCGGCATCACCTTCAAGTACACCCCCACTGGCCCGCAGGGCCTGCTGACCGGCAAGCGCGCCATCGTCCTGACTGCCCGCGGCGGTATCCATGCCGGCGCTACCAGCGACCATCAGGAACCGTACCTGCGCCAGGTGATGGCTTTCATCGGCATTCACGATGTCGACTTCATCCATGCCGAAGGCCTGAACATGAGCGGCGAGTTCCACGAGAAGGGTGTCAACCAGGCCAAGGCCAAACTGGCGGCGGTGGCCTGA
- a CDS encoding mechanosensitive ion channel family protein has translation MDIQRIWRDSLDLWGTLDQHPMLHAAIGLAVLLLISLVVGRLARFLMLHGARLLARQPALKWLDDLRHNKVFHRLAQTTPSLVLQFGLKLVPELSDTAQHFLGNVALAFTLLFMTMALSCLLDALLDIYARTEHARTRSIKGYVQLAKMMLWIFASIVIVATLIDRSPLLLLSGLGAMSAVLLLVYKDTLLSFVASVQLTSNDMLHVGDWIEMPQVGADGDVVDITLHTVKVQNFDKTIVSIPTWRLMSESFRNYRGMQQSGGRRIKRSLFIDAAGVRFLTREEEQRLSQVQLLGDYLAGKRQELQNWNEALGPVAELSANRRKLTNLGTFRAFALAYLKNHPNVHPNMTCMVRQMQTTAEGVPLEIYCFTTTTVWADYERIQGDIFDYLLAVLPEFGLSLYQQPSGNDMRVGLAGRTAAEPVPRRLEEMSEA, from the coding sequence CAACGAATCTGGCGTGACTCCCTCGACCTGTGGGGCACCCTCGACCAACATCCCATGCTGCACGCGGCCATCGGCCTGGCGGTGCTGCTGCTGATTTCCCTGGTGGTCGGCCGCCTGGCGCGCTTCCTGATGCTGCATGGCGCCCGTCTGCTGGCCCGCCAGCCTGCCCTGAAGTGGCTGGACGACCTGCGCCATAACAAGGTGTTCCACCGCCTGGCGCAAACCACGCCCTCGCTGGTGCTGCAGTTTGGCCTGAAGCTGGTGCCGGAGCTGTCCGACACTGCCCAGCACTTCCTGGGCAATGTCGCCCTGGCCTTTACCCTGCTGTTCATGACCATGGCGCTGTCGTGCCTGCTGGATGCCCTGCTCGACATCTACGCCCGCACCGAGCACGCCCGCACCCGCTCGATCAAGGGCTATGTGCAACTGGCCAAGATGATGCTGTGGATCTTCGCCTCGATCGTCATCGTCGCCACCCTGATCGACCGCTCACCGTTACTGCTGCTGTCGGGCCTGGGTGCCATGTCGGCGGTGCTGCTGTTGGTGTACAAGGACACCCTGCTGTCGTTCGTCGCCAGCGTGCAACTCACCAGCAACGACATGCTGCACGTGGGTGACTGGATCGAAATGCCGCAAGTAGGTGCTGATGGCGACGTGGTGGACATCACCCTGCACACGGTGAAGGTGCAGAACTTCGACAAGACGATTGTTTCCATCCCCACCTGGCGCCTGATGAGCGAGTCGTTCCGCAACTACCGCGGCATGCAGCAGTCCGGCGGCCGGCGGATCAAGCGCAGCCTGTTCATCGATGCGGCCGGGGTGCGTTTCCTCACCCGCGAAGAGGAGCAGCGCCTGAGCCAGGTACAGTTGCTGGGCGACTACCTGGCCGGCAAGCGCCAGGAGCTGCAGAACTGGAACGAAGCCCTGGGGCCTGTCGCCGAGCTGTCGGCCAACCGCCGCAAGCTGACCAACCTCGGCACCTTCCGCGCGTTTGCCCTGGCCTACCTGAAAAACCACCCCAACGTGCACCCGAACATGACCTGCATGGTGCGGCAGATGCAGACCACGGCCGAAGGCGTGCCGCTGGAGATCTACTGCTTCACCACTACCACGGTGTGGGCGGACTATGAGCGGATTCAGGGGGATATCTTCGACTATTTGCTGGCGGTGTTGCCGGAGTTTGGCTTGAGCCTGTATCAGCAGCCCAGTGGCAATGACATGCGGGTGGGGTTGGCCGGGCGTACGGCGGCGGAGCCGGTGCCGCGTCGCCTTGAGGAGATGAGCGAGGCTTGA
- a CDS encoding LysR family transcriptional regulator, with product MKAPRVTLDQWRTLQAVVDHGGFAQAAEALHRSQSSVSYTVARMQEQLGVPLLRIDGRKAVLTEAGNVLLRRSRHLVKQASQLEDLAHHMEQGWEAEVRLVVDAAYPSARLVRALAAFMPQSRGCRVRLREEVLSGVEEVMHEGIADLAISSYSIGGYLGAELSAVEFVAVAHPEHSLHRLGRELTFQDLESQLQVVIRDSGRAQPRDVGWLGAEQRWTVGSLGTAATFVSSGLGFAWLPRHMIERELTEGVLKPLQLDQGGSRHPLFYLYSSKEKTLGPATQILIDLLRNFDTAPLDVPFAAPPQA from the coding sequence ATGAAAGCGCCGCGCGTAACCCTTGACCAGTGGCGGACCCTGCAAGCAGTGGTCGATCACGGTGGGTTTGCCCAGGCCGCCGAGGCACTGCACCGTTCGCAGTCCTCGGTCAGCTACACGGTGGCCCGCATGCAGGAACAACTGGGCGTGCCATTGCTGCGCATCGACGGCCGCAAGGCGGTACTTACCGAGGCGGGCAACGTGCTGCTGCGCCGCTCACGCCACCTGGTCAAGCAGGCCAGCCAGCTCGAAGACCTTGCCCACCACATGGAACAAGGCTGGGAAGCCGAGGTGCGGCTGGTGGTCGATGCCGCCTACCCCAGTGCGCGGCTGGTACGTGCCCTGGCCGCGTTCATGCCGCAAAGCCGCGGCTGCCGGGTGCGCCTGCGTGAAGAAGTATTGTCGGGCGTAGAAGAAGTGATGCACGAAGGTATCGCCGACCTCGCCATCAGCAGCTACAGCATTGGCGGCTACCTGGGCGCCGAGCTGAGCGCGGTGGAGTTCGTCGCCGTCGCCCACCCCGAACACAGCCTGCACCGCCTGGGCCGGGAACTCACCTTCCAGGACCTGGAAAGCCAGCTGCAGGTAGTTATCCGCGACTCCGGCCGCGCACAACCACGCGACGTCGGCTGGCTGGGTGCCGAGCAGCGCTGGACCGTGGGCAGCCTGGGCACTGCCGCCACCTTTGTCAGCAGTGGCCTTGGCTTTGCCTGGCTGCCCCGGCACATGATCGAGCGCGAGCTGACTGAAGGCGTGCTCAAACCGCTGCAACTGGATCAGGGTGGCAGCCGTCACCCACTGTTCTACCTTTATTCGAGCAAAGAGAAGACCCTGGGCCCGGCCACGCAGATTCTCATCGACCTGCTGCGCAACTTCGACACCGCGCCACTGGACGTGCCCTTCGCAGCCCCCCCGCAAGCCTGA
- a CDS encoding carboxylate/amino acid/amine transporter, with amino-acid sequence MGYLIIVALIQAFSFSLIGEYLAGHVDSYFAVLARVLLAGLVFLPLTRWRQVEPRFMRSMLLIGALQYGITYVCLYLSFRVLTVPEVLLFTILTPLHVTLIEDAMNRRFNPWALLAALVAVAGAAVIRFDSISGEFFIGFLLLQLANFTYAAGQVLYRHLVARHPSDLPHYTRFGYFYLGALLVVLPAFLLFGNAQHLPSTDVQWLVLLFLGLCPTALGLYWWNKGACMVSGGTLAVMNNLHVPVGLLLNLLIWNQHEPLGRLFIGGGIILASVWLSRLGARAQAPLANKA; translated from the coding sequence ATGGGCTACCTGATAATCGTCGCGCTGATCCAGGCGTTTTCCTTCAGCCTGATCGGCGAGTACCTGGCCGGGCACGTCGACAGCTACTTTGCCGTGCTCGCAAGGGTGCTGCTGGCCGGCCTGGTATTCTTGCCGCTGACCCGCTGGCGCCAGGTCGAACCGCGCTTCATGCGCTCGATGCTGCTGATCGGCGCCCTGCAGTACGGCATTACCTACGTCTGCCTGTACCTGAGCTTCCGCGTACTCACGGTGCCAGAGGTGCTACTGTTCACCATCCTCACGCCGTTGCACGTGACGCTGATCGAAGACGCCATGAACCGGCGCTTCAACCCGTGGGCGCTGCTGGCTGCCCTGGTGGCCGTAGCCGGTGCCGCGGTGATCCGCTTCGACAGCATCAGCGGCGAGTTCTTCATCGGCTTTTTGCTGCTGCAACTGGCCAACTTCACCTATGCCGCCGGCCAGGTGCTGTATCGCCACCTGGTGGCACGCCACCCCAGTGACCTGCCGCACTACACCCGCTTTGGCTACTTCTACCTGGGCGCCTTGCTGGTGGTGCTGCCGGCCTTCCTGCTGTTCGGCAATGCCCAGCACCTGCCGAGTACCGATGTGCAATGGCTGGTGCTGCTGTTCCTGGGCCTGTGCCCGACGGCGCTGGGCCTTTACTGGTGGAACAAGGGCGCGTGCATGGTTTCTGGCGGCACGCTGGCGGTCATGAACAACCTGCATGTGCCGGTGGGGTTGCTGTTGAACCTGCTGATCTGGAACCAGCACGAGCCGCTGGGGCGGCTGTTCATTGGCGGCGGGATCATCCTGGCGTCGGTGTGGCTGAGCCGGTTGGGCGCACGCGCGCAGGCACCGCTGGCCAACAAGGCCTGA